The DNA window TGTGATGTTCACACCCAATCAGAGCCAGGCGGCCAACGAACTCCTGCGGGTCTGCAAACCCGGCGGCAAGATCGGTCTTGCCAACTGGACGCCGGAAGGCTTCATCGGACAGGTCTTCAAGACGCTCGGGAAATATTTGCTGCCTCCAACTGGCGCCAAATCGCCGGCGCTCTGGGGCACGCGCACATGCCTCAACGAAATGTTTGAGGCCGACGCCAGTTCGATCAAGGCTGAGCCGCGCCTGTTCAACTTCCGTTATCGATCGCCCGAGCATTTTCTGGACGTCTTCAAGACCTTCTACGGCCCAGTATTGAAGGCGTTCGCGGCACTGGATGCGCCGACCCAGGAAACTCTCAGGAACGATCTGCACGCGCTGATCGTGCGCATGAACAGGGTCGGTGACGGCACCATGGTGGTGCCGAGCGAATATCTGGAGGTCGTGATCACCAGACGGTGAAACGACCCCTCATCAACTCCCTCACTTCCACCGCTGGAGAACTCTAATGGGCAGACTAATTAGGAATGATACGATGATAACTTCTGCTCAAGCCGCTACTGAATCCGGCTTCACCAGCTCCGTGATAGCGCTCCATTGCTCGCTGAGTTCGGGCCATCAATGGAGTAGTCTTGCTCAGGAACTTACAGGCAAGCATCAGGTCATCACGCCGGATATTTCCGGTTATGGAAATAATGATGTGGGACGGTTCTTGCTGCCGACCACCATGGCGGAGGAAGTAGATTTACTGAGCGATCGCGTTGGCGAAGCTATAGAGCCCATACACCTTGTCGGGCATTCCTACGGCGGTGCGCTTGCATTCAAGATTGCGACTGACTCGCCGTTGGCGAGTCGCGTTCGTAGCTTGACACTGATTGAACCGGTGTTGCCGACGATCTTGATGGAAAGCGAACCGGACCGACGGCTGTACGAGCAATTTGTTGGTTTGGCGCAAGCAGTTTGCAAAGATCTTTGGAAAGGGTCGTCTTCGGAGGCAATCGAAAAATTCCTCGTATTCTGGCAAGGATCCGGGCCCACAGAGCAACTTTCGTCGAAAGCGCTCGTGCGTATGATAGAGCATGCGGAAAAACTTGCTTATGAATTCTGGGCGATTCTCGGCGAACGAAATGTAACGGTGGCGGCGACTGCGATCCGCGTGCCGACGTTGTTGGTGTCCGGCGGATTGTCTCCCTACTTCACCCAACGGGTGGTCGGGCGACTTGCATCCACGATCCCCGGCGCCGAGACCAAGCATCTGCCTGCAGCTGGTCATATGCTGCCTATTACACATGCCGCCATGATCAACCCCGACATAGCGCGGCACATCGCACGAGCTGACGAATTCGCCAGCCTCTCATTGGCGCTCGAAGAGTTCCCAACTCAAACTCAAGCTTCAGTAAAAGGCTGAAACTAGCCAAGCGGGGACGTTTACGGGCAACCGCAGACACCCGTTTGTCGCCCGCGTCGGCCAACAACATACAACGGTTCTGTGACTCAGCAGCGCTTATGGCGCCTGTTGGCGAAAAATTGTTGCATGATGACATGATTTCACTGGCAGCTTACGTTTCATCCTTAAAACTCTAAGCGATGCCAGCGAGCGACAACTTCCGTTATTGGCAGCCGGCTCAACCGGTCGATGCAACACAGGCGTTAAATCTCTCTGCTGGGGTTTCAAATTGCATGGTCTTACGCGGCCGTTCGTTAAGCTGGCGAGCCACTTTGTTCAAGTGGGCTTGCGAGTGCACCGACAAGTCGGTGCCCTTCGGGAAGTATTGTCGCAGCAGGCCATTGGTGTTCTCATTCGACCCGCGCTGCCACGGGCTTTGCGGATCGCAAAAATAAACGTCGATGTTGGTCGTCAACGTAAATCGTCGATGATCCGTAAGTTCCTTGCCCCGGTCCCAGGTTAGCGATTTATACAGTTCGGTCGGCAGCTTTCTAGCTTGCTTGATGAGCGCGGAGACGACCGATTGGGTGTCTTTGTTGGCCACCTTTGCTAACATCACGTAACGGGTATGACGCTCGACCAAGGTCGCGATATAGCTGTTCTTCGAACCGGACAGCAGATCGCCTTCCCAATGGCCAGGCACCGCTCGATCTTCAACTGCTGCCGGGCGCTGACGGATCGAGACGGGATCCTTGATTTGTCCCCGTCCATCGCCGTGAAGACCTGCCTGTTTCGATCGACGGATCGTGCGCTTCGATCGAAGATGGCAAAGTAGCTCTTTCTTAAGCACTCCGCGAGCTTGAACAAAGAGACTGCGATAGATCGTCTCGTGTGACACCTGACAATTCTCATCTTCAGGATGGGCTCTCTTAAGCCAGCCGGCTATCTGCTCGGGTGCCCAATTTAATCTCAGCTTGCTGGTTACCGCCTGTCGCAACCCGGGATTAGTCGCCAACTTGCAACGTTTCGGACGGCGGGCTCGGGCCCAGGCCTGGTCATCCGCCAGAGCCGCTCGGTATCGATCATAGCCGCCATTCCGGCTAATTTCTCGGCTCACCGTCGAAGGCGAGCGGCCCAGCATCTTGGCTATCGATCGGGCTGATTGATGCGCTGTAATCCCTCTGGAAATCTCCTCCCGCTCCGAAAGCGCCAATGCCAGCCTTGAGCGATGCCTTGCTGCAGGACGGATGCCCCCGTGCGGGGCCACCTGGAAATAAATCGACGATGACGGCTTCCCAAACGCTCGCCCGATCCCCTTCAAAGACTCCCCGCGTTGCCAGCGATCCCATAACTCCGTCTTCTCGGCCGTTGTAAAACCTCGACGAAATCTCTGTTCCATCGTCTCACTCCATCTTTTCCCTCTAAGATAAAGTGTTGCATCGACCGGTTGAGCCCACCGCACTTAACGGACGTAACCAGCCGAGCTGCCGATGTCGTTCATCAAGGTATAGCGGACATCACGATCCCGCTGGCCGTCACCCGACGCCAGCCTGCCGCGCGACGAGGGTGACGTTGGCTCCGGCCGATGACGGCGCGTTCAGCGAGAACCGGTATCCGGCAATCGGCAGCATGCTGGTGACCGTGACGAATTGGTTCGACGACCCGGCGAGCAGGGTGAACGCGGTCGGTGACGACGAGACCGGTGACGGGTAGATGTCAGAGGGGCCTTCATAGGCGACACTGATCGCGCACGAGGAGCCACCGGTCGACAGCACTGCGAACGTGATCTGTTGCGGCGTCGTCTGCCAGTTTGCGATCTTCCACGGCGACGAACTACAAGGGGAGCCGTACTCTCCCGGTGGGGCCCGCCGGTGAAATCGGAGTCTCAGAATTTTTATCCGCCTCTCGTTCAAAGGGGACCCGTTTTCCGGCGGCAGTTCTGTTTCGAGAACAGAACTGCGGGGACCGCATTTATTTTTTGGAATTTTCCGGGACCCGTTTGCGACCGCGCCGACCACGGTGGGTATGGGGGCGGTAGAGCGGCGCGATCGGGGGATGGTGGCTGGAGTGGCCTCGTCGCGAAAACGAATGCCGCCGCGCCCCGCCGACCGGGAAACATTCTCCAAGACGGGAACCTCGGTTTTGGTCTCGAAGACTGTGCGATCCGATTTTCCGATTTCGCATTTTATTTTTTTTGCGCCGTGAGCCTCATCGTGGGGGGCACCTTCACTGGTGCGGCGATCACTCGTGGCGGGGATGGTAGCTGCCCCATCGGAATGACGAATGCTTGGGGACACCGCCGACCGGGAAAACGGCTTCCAACGCGCGAACACCGTTCTGGTCTCGTCAACTGTGAGCCCGGTGGCGATGCCGAGCTTTCCCCTCAAGGCGAAGGCTGTTGCTCCCGGCCGCCAGCCTTCGAGCCAACTGTCGGGGTCGTAGTCCGATGCGATCAGAACTCTCGCCGCATCCAAAAATGGCTGTCGGCTCGAACCGACAAGTACCGTCCCATCCGGTAACGAGGCTCCGAACCGGCCGTGCCGTGGTTCGATCTCTTTCGAGATGATGATTTTGATCGTCGTGGGAGGGTTTGAATGCATCATGCCCCGCTTGTGCAAGCGTCGCCTTCCCATGAACCCTGGCAAAGCGCCGCCTGGGCCCAATGGCAATTTGCGAAATCACTTTTGTTGGGGTGTTCTGTTTTGGACTCTGCGGTAGCGCCTACTGCACCGATGTTGATCCGGCAAAAATGAAAGTTCAACGGTGCATGACTTATCAATTTCGCGAGCTGGTAGAACCACGAGGATTCCGGCAGCAGGATCAACGGCAAATTTTTTTACACGGTGTTGGCGCGAGACCGCGAAAGGCAAGCATCGGTGATGACTAAGCGCGCGACGATGGTGTGAGCATCTGCTCACGTAAACGCTTCAATTGCAGATGCGCGATAGTTGCCCTGCGGCGAGTTCATAATTAGTGAATTGCATTGCGTACTGATCGGATCATGATCCGCACGTTGATCAGTCTTCTCCTGCTGATCGATAAGGTCCAGCGACCAGCATCCAAGCGACCAGTATCCAGAGCGTCCCGCGTCCATAGGACCTGCGACCAGAGCGATCAGCGTCCAGAGAGATCAGCGTCCAGCGCCTTCAGGAATGGCACGGTGTGGCGTGGCTCGGCGAGGCAATGCGTCGTGCGTCCCCAACACGACACAACACAACACGAGCCGCAGGGTCGCCACCTGCGGCTCACTTGTGTTTGGCACGCTTGGCGTGGCCCGTGGAGAGCTGCGCGGGTCTCGTCGCTACGTCTCGATGAATGTCTGCTATTGGGGGCGAAGCGGTCATGAAGCCGCCGGGCCGTTACTTCGCCTTTTGACCCAAAAGCCGTCATCGTGGCGTTCTATAACCCCGCCATTACAGAAATAGTGATCCGCCGACCGTCACAACGCGCTTTTCGTTGGACTTAGCAAATGCGGCACGCTCCCCAGCGTGCGCAGCAGCCCCCGACACCGCAACCCCCGCAACCCCCGACACGGCAACCTCCGCAACCCCCGACACGGCAACCCCCGCAACCCCCGACGCGGCAGCCCCCGACACGGCAGCCACGGCAGCCACGAACAACAACGGCTAGCTGCACGCCGCTGCCAACGTTTTCCTTATCGAAGGCATAGAACGTGGCGAGACTGACGTCGACCATTTCCTCTTCGCTAAGAACGAACCGCTGATTGGGCGAGATATTGTCAGGTTGCGGGATACTGGCAGTGGGCATCGTGGATGCGGATGTAATCCCCACCAGCGAAAAACTCAGTCCGGCGGCACCCAGCACCTTCACGGCGGCGGCTTTGGTTGTGCGTTTCTGCTTCGAAGATTGCTTGACCCGTGACATGGTCGCTTCCTCCGTAAGTTCTTGTGAAATCGCTTCGCAGAGTGCCCTCGGTGAAATCGGTGTGCAAGGGTTACCTTTGCCATAAAACGCGAAAACATCTCATCGAGTCCCATTCATCTTCATGAACGAGATCGACACATAACCGCTTCTGGTTGAGCAGAATCCTGCCATCTGCGGACATACAGCAGCATGGACCTGTATGTCCGGTATTGGCAGATCTTGTTGCAAAAGTCTTTTTGCGAGGTGGGACTCAAATTCTCCGACCCGTAAAGGGCATGACCAGCCACGCTGACTATGTCGGTTCGTCGGGGTAAAGCGGACGTCGCGGCTGTGTCCGGGGAGCGCAGTTCGATCAGATCGTTCTCGCTGCGGATCGCGGCTTCCCCAGCGGTGTTCTTTCACCGGGTCGGTATTCTTTGGTGCTCGGCATTCCAGTGCAATATTACGTCGAGGCCATTGGCGGAACAGCGAACATCGCAAAGCTCGGCAACGTCGTCGAGAAGATCGGCACGCCCCAGCGCATCTTGCCGCACGCGTTGCGCAGAAGTTCGAGGTCACGTCGAGCGGTGCGCTCGTCCCGGCGACGAAGGCTCGACGAAGCCGGTGACGGTGCAGGTCACCAACGCCGGGATCGCGACCGTCGAGCAGTACGACCTTCGCATGTCCTGACGCGGCAACATGCGGTGCCGCAAGTCGCTGTTGATGGGCCCGCCGCCAACGGCAGTCAGGGAACGTTCTGGGTTTCCCGGTCTGTTCCTATACGTGGACTGGCATTCGCCCCTTTCCATCCCGCCGGATGGTTAGTGGTCCCTTTAGATTTTGGGAGTGGTCCCTTTTGGCTTGGCCAGAAATTTCTGGTTTGAACCGCGGGACCCCAACGCTCGACCTATAGAGGCGAGTTCCAAGGAGAATAGCCCATGACAACGCCGACAAAATTGACGCTTGTAATTGCTGTCTTGGCAACGGGGTTGATTTCGAGTGCTGGCGCTGCGACCCACGGCGAAAAAATGTACTACGACACCATCCGTTCGCACGGACATCCGCGTAGCGACGCTGTCCATGATGCAGACGTCAGCGCCTGTTACGCAGCAACGGGTGAGAGCCGCACCGCAGTCTACGATACCGCTGCTTTCAAGAAGTGCATGCTCTCGCGCGGCTACCGCTTCGAATATACAAAAGTGGTTCAAGATCCACCGACCACCGCCGCGAGATCGGTGGCCCAACGGTCTTACACTGGCCCGAGTGACGGGGGTGATTGGTCGACGCAAAACGAGACCAGTACCGTCGCTCCGGAGCTTGATGATGAGCAAAACGCGATTGACGCAGCGAATGCGGGCTATGCCCGGGATGCCGCGACCGCCGCTGCGAACGTCGCAGCGGCTGCAACCTTCGATGCGCAGATGACGGTGGGCAATTAGTCCCGCTTCTATGAAAAACCCGCTTCCAAAAACCGCAGCAGACCGGGCATTTGTTGAGATGATCGGCCTCGGTTCGATCTCGCAGCCCACCGGGCTCAAGAGCGCATCGACCTGGAGCTCAGGAAGCGGCGCGGCCTAGGGGAACAGCCCGTGCCGTGCACCCGCCTTGCGGAGCGCGCCCGAACGCGCACTGACTGTTGACCACATTGCGTTGGGCTCTATTTTTTGGCGCACACTGGGGGGCCGTGCGATGCCAAAAACTAGCAGAGCGGTCACACGCGTCGATCTGTACGAGGCGGTCTACCAGAAGGTAGGACTGTCCCGAACTGAATC is part of the Bradyrhizobium erythrophlei genome and encodes:
- a CDS encoding alpha/beta fold hydrolase; amino-acid sequence: MITSAQAATESGFTSSVIALHCSLSSGHQWSSLAQELTGKHQVITPDISGYGNNDVGRFLLPTTMAEEVDLLSDRVGEAIEPIHLVGHSYGGALAFKIATDSPLASRVRSLTLIEPVLPTILMESEPDRRLYEQFVGLAQAVCKDLWKGSSSEAIEKFLVFWQGSGPTEQLSSKALVRMIEHAEKLAYEFWAILGERNVTVAATAIRVPTLLVSGGLSPYFTQRVVGRLASTIPGAETKHLPAAGHMLPITHAAMINPDIARHIARADEFASLSLALEEFPTQTQASVKG
- a CDS encoding IS30 family transposase, whose product is MEQRFRRGFTTAEKTELWDRWQRGESLKGIGRAFGKPSSSIYFQVAPHGGIRPAARHRSRLALALSEREEISRGITAHQSARSIAKMLGRSPSTVSREISRNGGYDRYRAALADDQAWARARRPKRCKLATNPGLRQAVTSKLRLNWAPEQIAGWLKRAHPEDENCQVSHETIYRSLFVQARGVLKKELLCHLRSKRTIRRSKQAGLHGDGRGQIKDPVSIRQRPAAVEDRAVPGHWEGDLLSGSKNSYIATLVERHTRYVMLAKVANKDTQSVVSALIKQARKLPTELYKSLTWDRGKELTDHRRFTLTTNIDVYFCDPQSPWQRGSNENTNGLLRQYFPKGTDLSVHSQAHLNKVARQLNERPRKTMQFETPAERFNACVASTG
- a CDS encoding class I SAM-dependent methyltransferase — encoded protein: MEATTTPARQPGNSKIIATTDLAALKIRQQAAWSSGNYAVVGTTLQIVGEELCEALDLRSGSKVLDVAAGNGMVSLAAARRWCEVTSTDYVPALLECGQARASAEGLSIDFLEADAENLPFANAAFDAVVSTFGVMFTPNQSQAANELLRVCKPGGKIGLANWTPEGFIGQVFKTLGKYLLPPTGAKSPALWGTRTCLNEMFEADASSIKAEPRLFNFRYRSPEHFLDVFKTFYGPVLKAFAALDAPTQETLRNDLHALIVRMNRVGDGTMVVPSEYLEVVITRR